Part of the Patescibacteria group bacterium genome, TATAAAACCAAATGTATTTTTTAGTATCGTTGGCTATTGCAATTTCCATATTTTTCTTGCCCTCCCTTTTATCTGTATTTTATGTTAAAAAATTAAAAAAGCAAAAGAGGCCACACCCCAAAAATTTTATTTGGGTTGTGGTATTAGTACAAATTGTATGGGGCGGAATTTGTTTTTTGTTGTATGTAGGAACATTTTTTTACCTATTCTTTAGCGATTTGGGCAGATGGATGTGAGCTACCTTTAAATTGACCCCTTGTTTTGGTATACTAAACCCCTGTGAGAGGCTTTTCATCTTTGAACACAAGGAAAGGAGAGTGATATTGTGGCAGAGGACACTAAAAAGGTGGTGTTTATAACCTCTATTGGCGCGGCTCTTTTTAGCACTTCCCGCTCGCGAAGTGTTCTTGCGCGACTACTTACTGCCCGCGATATTTGTAGCGGGCAACAGGTGCTTGGTGTGTCTTTTAGGCGGGGTAGAACGAAACTGAAGCGTGTTTGGATTCGGTTTAACGCAAATCAAGCGTATTGGTTGGAAGGGTATGATCTAATTCCGGGCCCCGGTTATGAGGACTTTAGGGCAAAACGGATAGAGTTCCCTGAAAAAGAAAATTGGCGAAGACTCACCACTAGAAAATAGGAAAGAGTAACAGCCTGCGGAATTTGTCTATCGGTTCCGCAGGCTTTCTTTTTCTTGAAGTTTAATAATTAAGATAATTTTTGTAAGAAGGGCAGATTTTGTTAAACGCGCAGTATTTACATTGAATTCCTATTTTAGGTTCAAAGACGGAGCTTTTAATTTCCTTTATAGTTTTTGATACCTTTTCTTTTTCTTTCTCTAAATCCTCCTCTGTTCTTTTAGTATCCACTCTTTTATCTTCTTCAATAAAATAAAGAGACAGTTTTTTAGGAATTATTTTAAGTTTCTCTCTGGCCGCCAAAGCGTAAATAGTTAACTGTTCGTCTTTGTCCACTATTTTTTGGTCTTTGGCGGCACCCGTTTTGTAGTCAATTATTTCATACCCCCCATCTTTATAATCTATGCGGTCTATAAAACCAAAAAGGGGAACTT contains:
- a CDS encoding PD-(D/E)XK nuclease family protein, which codes for KYILKIPTKLNHAMTFGQSIHNTLRDFHNLEIKGHKMEDTDILKIFEKEFIPLGYESAKHKEQRYEQGRIALLNYAKCRKEKFGDPKFIEEKFKLRGFEVPLFGFIDRIDYKDGGYEIIDYKTGAAKDQKIVDKDEQLTIYALAAREKLKIIPKKLSLYFIEEDKRVDTKRTEEDLEKEKEKVSKTIKEIKSSVFEPKIGIQCKYCAFNKICPSYKNYLNY